A window from Citrobacter amalonaticus encodes these proteins:
- the hemG gene encoding menaquinone-dependent protoporphyrinogen IX dehydrogenase, with product MKTLILFSSRDGQTREIAAYLASELKELGVCTDVVNLHRTEEPDWERYDRVVIGASIRYGHYHSAFLEFVKKHATRLNHMPSAFYSVNLVARKPEKRTPQTNSYARKFLMNSQWRPDRSAVIAGALLYPRYRWYDRMMIQLIMKMSGGETDTRKEVIYTDWEQVASFAREIAQLTPDSVVK from the coding sequence GTGAAAACACTGATTCTTTTCTCATCTCGCGATGGACAGACCCGGGAAATCGCCGCTTATCTGGCGTCAGAACTCAAAGAGCTTGGCGTTTGTACGGATGTCGTCAACCTGCATCGTACCGAAGAGCCTGACTGGGAACGCTATGACCGTGTGGTCATTGGCGCATCCATTCGTTATGGACACTATCATTCTGCATTTCTCGAGTTTGTGAAGAAACATGCGACGCGACTGAATCACATGCCAAGCGCGTTTTACTCCGTCAACCTGGTGGCGCGTAAACCGGAAAAGCGGACGCCGCAGACCAACAGCTACGCGCGCAAGTTTTTAATGAACTCACAGTGGCGGCCAGACCGTTCTGCGGTTATCGCCGGGGCGCTGCTGTACCCACGCTATCGCTGGTATGATCGCATGATGATTCAACTCATTATGAAAATGTCGGGCGGCGAAACGGATACGCGCAAAGAAGTTATCTATACCGACTGGGAGCAAGTGGCGAGTTTTGCCCGCGAAATCGCTCAGTTAACCCCCGATTCGGTGGTTAAATAA
- the trkH gene encoding Trk system potassium transporter TrkH codes for MHFRAITRIVGLLVILFSGTMILPGLVALIYRDGAGRAFTQTFFVALVIGSMLWWPNRREKGELKSREGFLIVVLFWTVLGSVGALPFIFSESPNLTITDAFFESFSGLTTTGATTLVGLDSLPHAILFYRQMLQWFGGMGIIVLAVAILPILGVGGMQLYRAEMPGPLKDNKMRPRIAETAKTLWLIYVLLTVACALALWFAGMPAFDAIGHSFATIAIGGFSTHDASVGYFDSPTINTIIAIFLLISGCNYGLHFSLLSGRSLKVYWRDPEFRMFIGVQLTLVVICTLVLWFHNIYNSALTTLNQAFFQVVSMATTAGFTTDSIARWPLFLPVLLLCSAFIGGCAGSTGGGLKVIRILLLFKQGNRELKRLVHPNAVYSIKLGNRALPERILEAVWGFFSAYALVFIVSMLAIIATGVDDFSAFASVVATLNNLGPGLGVVADNFASMNPMAKWILIANMLFGRLEVFTLLVLFTPTFWRE; via the coding sequence ATGCATTTTCGCGCCATTACCCGAATTGTAGGACTACTGGTTATCTTATTTTCGGGCACGATGATCCTCCCGGGGCTGGTAGCGCTTATCTATCGTGATGGGGCGGGACGTGCATTTACGCAAACCTTTTTTGTCGCACTGGTGATTGGCTCCATGTTGTGGTGGCCGAATCGTCGTGAGAAAGGCGAACTGAAATCCCGTGAAGGGTTTCTGATCGTGGTACTGTTCTGGACCGTGCTGGGTAGCGTGGGTGCGTTACCCTTCATTTTTTCTGAAAGCCCGAACCTCACGATTACCGATGCGTTTTTCGAATCATTCTCCGGACTGACCACGACCGGCGCTACCACGCTGGTGGGGCTGGATTCGCTGCCGCATGCGATCCTCTTTTATCGCCAGATGCTGCAATGGTTCGGTGGGATGGGAATCATTGTGCTGGCCGTCGCGATCTTGCCGATACTCGGCGTCGGTGGGATGCAACTCTATCGCGCTGAAATGCCAGGGCCGCTGAAAGATAACAAGATGCGCCCGCGTATTGCCGAAACGGCAAAAACGCTGTGGCTGATCTACGTCCTGCTGACGGTCGCCTGCGCGCTGGCGCTGTGGTTTGCCGGCATGCCAGCGTTTGACGCCATCGGACACAGTTTCGCTACTATCGCGATCGGCGGGTTTTCTACCCATGATGCCAGCGTGGGTTATTTTGACAGCCCAACGATTAACACTATCATCGCTATCTTCTTATTAATCTCCGGCTGTAACTATGGTCTGCACTTCTCGTTACTGAGTGGCCGCAGCCTGAAGGTTTACTGGCGTGACCCCGAATTTCGCATGTTCATTGGCGTCCAACTGACACTGGTGGTCATCTGCACATTAGTGCTCTGGTTCCATAACATCTATAACTCCGCACTGACGACGCTCAATCAGGCCTTTTTCCAGGTGGTGTCGATGGCGACTACGGCCGGATTTACCACCGACAGTATTGCGCGCTGGCCGCTTTTCCTGCCGGTATTGCTGCTATGTTCTGCGTTTATCGGCGGCTGTGCAGGGTCAACGGGCGGGGGACTGAAGGTTATCCGTATCCTCTTGCTGTTCAAACAGGGGAACCGCGAGCTGAAGCGCCTGGTGCATCCCAATGCGGTCTATAGCATCAAACTGGGGAATCGCGCGCTGCCGGAGCGTATTCTTGAAGCGGTCTGGGGATTTTTCTCGGCGTATGCGCTGGTTTTTATTGTCAGTATGCTGGCGATTATCGCGACTGGTGTGGACGATTTCTCGGCCTTTGCTTCCGTGGTGGCGACGTTGAACAACCTTGGGCCCGGACTGGGCGTCGTGGCGGACAACTTTGCCAGTATGAATCCAATGGCAAAATGGATCCTGATTGCCAATATGCTGTTCGGTCGTCTGGAAGTCTTCACTTTGCTGGTACTTTTTACCCCGACCTTCTGGCGTGAATAA
- a CDS encoding IMPACT family protein has product MDSWLIPAAPVTVVEEIKKSRFITLLAHTDGVEAAKAFVESVRAEHPDARHHCVAWVAGAPDDSQQLGFSDDGEPAGTAGKPMLAQLMGSGVGEITAVVVRYYGGILLGTGGLVKAYGGGVNQALRQLTTQRKTPLTEYTLQCEYAQLAGVEALLGQYGGKIVTSDYQAFVRLRVALPYAKVDEFSAKLADFSRGSLQLLAIEE; this is encoded by the coding sequence ATGGACAGTTGGTTAATCCCTGCGGCGCCGGTCACCGTTGTCGAAGAGATCAAAAAAAGCCGCTTCATTACGTTGTTGGCGCATACCGATGGCGTAGAGGCGGCAAAAGCGTTTGTGGAATCAGTCAGAGCGGAGCACCCGGACGCCCGTCACCATTGCGTGGCGTGGGTGGCGGGAGCGCCGGATGATTCGCAGCAATTGGGCTTTTCAGATGATGGTGAACCGGCGGGAACGGCAGGCAAGCCGATGCTCGCGCAGTTGATGGGCAGCGGCGTTGGGGAAATTACCGCCGTTGTGGTGCGCTATTACGGCGGGATCTTACTCGGCACCGGCGGACTGGTTAAAGCCTACGGCGGTGGCGTAAACCAGGCATTGCGTCAGTTAACGACACAGCGCAAGACGCCATTAACCGAATATACTTTGCAGTGTGAGTACGCGCAGTTGGCTGGCGTTGAAGCACTTCTGGGTCAATATGGCGGCAAAATCGTCACCAGTGATTACCAGGCATTCGTTCGGTTACGGGTGGCGCTTCCTTATGCGAAAGTGGATGAATTTTCAGCAAAGCTGGCGGATTTTAGTCGTGGTTCATTGCAATTGTTAGCGATTGAAGAATAA
- the pepQ gene encoding Xaa-Pro dipeptidase yields MESLAALYKNHIVTLQERTRDALERFKLDALLIHSGELVNVFLDDHPYPFKVNPQFKAWVPVTQVPNCWLLVDGVNKPKLWFYLPVDYWHNVEPLPTSFWTEEVEVIALPKADGIGSQLPAARGNIGYIGPVPERALQLEIAASNINPKGVIDYLHYYRAYKTDYELACMREAQKMAVNGHRAAEEAFRSGMSEFDINLAYLTATGHRDTDVPYSNIVALNEHASVLHYTKLDHQAPSEIRSFLLDAGAEYNGYAADLTRTWSAKSDNEYAQLVKDVNDEQLALIATMKAGVSYVDYHVQFHQRIAKLLRKHQLVTDMSEEAMVENDLTGPFMPHGIGHPLGLQVHDVAGFMQDDTGTHLAAPSKYPYLRCTRVLQPGMVLTIEPGFYFIESLLAPWREGQFSKHFNWQKIEALKPFGGIRIEDNVVIHENNVENMTRDLKLA; encoded by the coding sequence ATGGAATCACTGGCCGCACTCTATAAAAATCATATCGTTACCTTACAAGAACGGACGCGTGATGCGTTGGAACGCTTTAAGCTTGATGCGCTGCTTATTCACTCCGGCGAGCTGGTTAACGTTTTTCTCGACGATCATCCTTACCCGTTTAAGGTTAATCCGCAGTTTAAAGCCTGGGTGCCGGTGACTCAGGTTCCCAACTGCTGGTTGCTGGTTGATGGGGTGAACAAACCCAAACTGTGGTTTTACTTGCCGGTCGATTACTGGCACAACGTTGAACCGCTGCCGACCTCCTTCTGGACTGAAGAAGTTGAGGTGATTGCCCTGCCGAAGGCGGATGGCATTGGCAGTCAATTGCCTGCCGCGCGCGGCAATATTGGTTATATCGGCCCGGTTCCAGAGCGTGCGTTGCAACTGGAGATCGCCGCCAGCAATATCAACCCGAAAGGGGTGATCGACTATCTGCACTATTACCGCGCCTACAAAACGGACTACGAACTGGCCTGCATGCGCGAAGCGCAGAAAATGGCGGTGAATGGACACCGTGCGGCGGAAGAAGCCTTCCGTTCGGGGATGAGCGAGTTCGATATCAACCTGGCCTATCTGACTGCGACCGGTCACCGCGATACCGATGTGCCGTACAGCAATATCGTGGCGCTGAACGAGCATGCGTCGGTTTTGCATTATACGAAGCTGGATCATCAGGCACCGTCTGAAATCCGCAGCTTCTTGCTGGATGCCGGTGCGGAGTACAACGGTTATGCCGCAGACCTGACCCGTACCTGGTCGGCGAAAAGCGACAATGAGTATGCGCAGTTAGTGAAAGATGTGAATGACGAACAGCTGGCGCTGATTGCCACCATGAAAGCGGGTGTCAGCTATGTGGATTATCATGTTCAGTTCCATCAGCGTATTGCAAAACTGCTGCGTAAGCATCAGCTCGTCACCGACATGAGCGAAGAGGCGATGGTCGAAAACGATCTCACCGGACCGTTTATGCCGCACGGGATCGGCCATCCGCTGGGCCTGCAGGTGCATGATGTCGCGGGCTTTATGCAGGATGACACCGGTACGCATCTCGCCGCGCCGTCCAAATATCCGTATCTGCGCTGCACCCGTGTGCTCCAGCCGGGCATGGTGTTGACCATTGAACCGGGCTTTTACTTCATCGAATCGCTGCTCGCGCCGTGGCGTGAAGGGCAGTTCAGCAAACACTTCAACTGGCAGAAAATTGAAGCGCTGAAACCGTTTGGTGGTATTCGTATTGAAGATAACGTGGTGATCCACGAGAACAACGTTGAAAACATGACGCGGGATCTGAAACTGGCGTAA
- the fadB gene encoding fatty acid oxidation complex subunit alpha FadB, producing the protein MLYKGDNLYLDWLEDGIAELVFDAPGSVNKLDTATVASLGQALDVLEKQTDLKGLLLRSNKAAFIVGADITEFLSLFLVPEEQLSQWLHFANSVFNRLEDLPVPTLSAVNGYALGGGCECVLATDYRLATPDLRIGLPETKLGIMPGFGGSVRMPRMLGADSALEIIAAGKDVGAEQALKIGLVDGVVKAEKLIEGAKAVLRQAISGDLDWKAKRQPKLEPLKLSKIEAAMSFTIAKGMVAQTAGKHYPAPMTAVKTIEAAARFGREEALNLENKSFVPLAHTNEARALVGIFLNDQYVKGKAKKLTKDVETPKQAAVLGAGIMGGGIAYQSAWKGVPVIMKDINDKSLTLGMTEAAKLLNKQLERGKIDGLKMAGVISTIHPTLDYAGFDRVDIVVEAVVENPKVKKAVLSETEDKVRPDTVLASNTSTIPISELASVLKRPENFCGMHFFNPVHRMPLVEIIRGEKSADETIAKVVAWASKMGKTPIVVNDCPGFFVNRVLFPYFAGFSQLLRDGADFRKVDKVMEKQFGWPMGPAYLLDVVGIDTAHHAQAVMSAGFPQRMQKDYRDAIDALFDASRFGQKNGLGFWRYKEDNKGKPKKEEDATVDDLLADVSNAKRDFSEDEIIARMMIPMVNEVVRCLEEGIIASPAEADMALVYGLGFPPFHGGAFRWLDTLGSAKYLDMAQQYQHLGPLYDVPEGLRNKARHNEPYYPPVEPARPVGDLKTA; encoded by the coding sequence ATGCTTTACAAAGGCGACAACCTGTACCTCGACTGGCTGGAAGATGGCATCGCCGAACTGGTGTTCGATGCCCCAGGCTCAGTGAACAAACTCGACACGGCAACCGTCGCCAGCCTCGGCCAGGCGCTGGACGTACTGGAAAAACAAACAGATTTAAAAGGGCTGCTGCTGCGTTCGAATAAAGCAGCCTTTATCGTCGGTGCCGATATCACCGAATTCCTTTCGCTGTTTCTCGTTCCCGAAGAACAGCTCAGCCAGTGGTTGCATTTCGCCAACAGCGTCTTTAACCGTCTGGAAGATCTGCCGGTCCCCACGCTTTCTGCGGTTAACGGCTATGCGTTAGGTGGCGGCTGCGAATGCGTACTGGCGACCGATTACCGCCTGGCGACGCCGGATCTGCGTATCGGTCTGCCAGAAACAAAGCTGGGCATCATGCCAGGCTTTGGCGGTTCCGTACGTATGCCGCGCATGTTAGGCGCGGACAGCGCACTGGAGATCATTGCTGCCGGTAAAGACGTTGGTGCTGAACAGGCGCTGAAAATCGGTCTGGTCGATGGCGTCGTGAAAGCGGAAAAACTGATTGAAGGCGCAAAAGCAGTTTTACGTCAGGCCATCAGCGGCGATCTGGACTGGAAAGCGAAGCGTCAGCCGAAGCTGGAACCGCTGAAGCTCAGCAAAATTGAAGCTGCCATGAGCTTTACCATTGCCAAAGGCATGGTCGCGCAAACGGCAGGCAAACATTACCCGGCCCCGATGACTGCGGTGAAAACCATTGAAGCCGCCGCGCGTTTTGGCCGTGAAGAAGCGCTTAATCTGGAAAACAAAAGTTTTGTTCCGCTGGCGCACACCAATGAAGCCCGCGCGTTGGTCGGTATCTTCCTTAACGACCAATATGTGAAAGGCAAAGCGAAGAAGCTGACCAAAGACGTTGAGACGCCAAAACAGGCTGCTGTGCTGGGCGCAGGCATTATGGGCGGCGGTATCGCGTATCAGTCGGCGTGGAAAGGCGTGCCGGTTATCATGAAAGATATCAACGACAAATCCCTGACCCTCGGAATGACCGAAGCGGCTAAGCTGCTGAACAAACAGCTTGAGCGCGGCAAAATTGACGGTCTGAAGATGGCGGGCGTGATTTCGACCATTCACCCTACGCTGGACTATGCCGGTTTTGATCGCGTGGACATCGTGGTCGAAGCCGTGGTTGAAAATCCGAAAGTCAAAAAAGCGGTGCTGTCCGAAACGGAAGACAAGGTTCGCCCGGATACCGTGCTGGCCTCTAACACCTCCACCATTCCCATCAGTGAACTGGCAAGCGTGCTGAAACGCCCGGAAAATTTCTGCGGGATGCATTTCTTTAACCCGGTTCACCGGATGCCGCTGGTTGAGATCATTCGTGGCGAGAAAAGCGCCGATGAAACCATCGCGAAAGTGGTCGCCTGGGCAAGCAAAATGGGCAAAACACCGATTGTGGTGAACGACTGCCCTGGCTTCTTTGTAAACCGCGTCCTGTTCCCTTACTTCGCGGGATTCAGCCAGTTGCTGCGCGACGGAGCGGACTTCCGCAAAGTCGACAAGGTCATGGAAAAACAGTTCGGCTGGCCGATGGGCCCGGCATACCTGCTTGATGTTGTCGGCATTGATACAGCGCATCACGCGCAGGCCGTGATGTCCGCAGGCTTCCCGCAGCGGATGCAAAAAGATTATCGCGACGCGATCGATGCGCTGTTTGACGCCAGTCGTTTTGGTCAGAAAAACGGTCTGGGCTTCTGGCGCTATAAAGAAGACAACAAAGGTAAGCCGAAGAAAGAAGAGGATGCCACCGTTGATGACCTGCTGGCTGACGTCAGTAACGCGAAGCGTGATTTCAGCGAAGACGAAATTATCGCCCGTATGATGATCCCGATGGTCAACGAAGTGGTGCGCTGTCTCGAAGAAGGCATTATCGCCAGTCCGGCAGAGGCCGATATGGCACTGGTTTACGGTCTGGGCTTCCCTCCGTTCCACGGCGGCGCGTTCCGCTGGCTGGATACGCTCGGCAGCGCGAAGTATCTTGATATGGCGCAACAGTATCAGCACCTCGGTCCGTTATACGACGTTCCGGAAGGTCTGCGTAATAAAGCGCGTCATAACGAACCGTATTATCCCCCGGTTGAGCCTGCCCGTCCGGTCGGCGACCTGAAAACGGCTTAA
- the fadA gene encoding acetyl-CoA C-acyltransferase FadA — protein sequence MEQVVIVDAIRTPMGRSKGGAFRNVRAEDLSAHLMRSLLARNPALEAAALDDIYWGCVQQTLEQGFNIARNAALLAEVPHSVPAVTVNRLCGSSMQALHDAARMIMTGDAQACLVGGVEHMGHVPMSHGVDFHPGLSRNVAKAAGMMGLTAEMLSRMHGISREMQDAFAARSHARAWAATQSGAFKNEIIPTGGHDADGVLKQFNYDEVIRPETTVEALSTLRPAFDPVSGTVTAGTSSALSDGAAAMLVMSASRARELGLKPRARVRSMAVVGCDPSIMGYGPVPASKLALKKAGLSASDIGLFEMNEAFAAQILPCIKDLGLMEQIDEKINLNGGAIALGHPLGCSGARISTTLLNLMERKDVQFGLATMCIGLGQGIATVFERV from the coding sequence ATGGAACAGGTTGTAATTGTTGATGCGATCCGTACCCCGATGGGCCGTTCGAAAGGGGGCGCGTTTCGCAACGTGCGTGCGGAAGATCTCTCCGCACATTTGATGCGCAGTCTGCTGGCGCGTAATCCGGCGCTTGAAGCGGCGGCGCTTGATGACATCTACTGGGGTTGCGTGCAGCAGACGCTGGAGCAGGGCTTTAACATCGCCCGTAACGCGGCGCTGCTGGCGGAAGTTCCACACTCCGTTCCGGCGGTGACCGTCAACCGTCTGTGCGGCTCTTCCATGCAGGCATTGCATGACGCCGCACGAATGATCATGACCGGTGATGCGCAGGCCTGTCTGGTGGGTGGCGTGGAGCATATGGGCCATGTGCCGATGAGCCACGGCGTCGATTTTCACCCAGGTCTGAGCCGTAACGTCGCCAAAGCGGCGGGCATGATGGGACTAACGGCGGAGATGCTCTCACGCATGCACGGCATCAGCCGTGAAATGCAGGATGCCTTTGCCGCACGTTCACACGCCCGCGCCTGGGCCGCCACGCAGTCCGGCGCGTTTAAGAATGAAATTATCCCAACCGGTGGGCATGACGCCGATGGCGTGCTGAAGCAGTTTAACTACGACGAAGTGATCCGTCCGGAAACCACGGTTGAAGCGTTATCTACCCTGCGTCCGGCGTTTGACCCGGTCAGCGGCACGGTCACCGCAGGAACCTCTTCTGCACTCTCCGATGGTGCCGCCGCCATGCTGGTGATGAGCGCGAGTCGTGCACGCGAGTTAGGTCTGAAACCACGCGCCCGCGTGCGCTCAATGGCGGTGGTCGGTTGTGATCCTTCCATCATGGGATACGGTCCGGTTCCGGCGTCGAAACTGGCGCTGAAAAAAGCGGGGCTTTCGGCCAGTGATATCGGTTTGTTTGAGATGAACGAAGCGTTTGCTGCGCAGATCCTGCCGTGTATTAAAGATCTGGGGTTAATGGAGCAGATTGACGAGAAGATCAACCTTAACGGCGGCGCGATCGCGCTCGGTCACCCGTTGGGTTGTTCTGGCGCGCGTATCAGCACCACGTTGTTGAACCTGATGGAACGCAAAGATGTCCAGTTCGGCCTGGCGACGATGTGTATTGGGTTGGGTCAGGGTATCGCGACCGTGTTTGAGCGGGTGTAA
- the fre gene encoding NAD(P)H-flavin reductase has product MTTLSCKVTSVEAITDTVYRVRLVPDAAFSFRAGQYLMVVMDERDKRPFSMASTPDEQGFIELHIGASEINLYAKAVMDRILKDHEITIDIPHGDAWLRDDEERPLILIAGGTGFSYARSILLTALAHNPNREVTIYWGGREEKHLYDLSELEALSVNHPNLRVEAVVEQPEAGWRGRTGTVLTAVMQDHGTLADHDIYIAGRFEMAKIARDLFCNERSAREDRLFGDAFSFI; this is encoded by the coding sequence ATGACAACCTTAAGCTGTAAAGTGACCTCGGTAGAAGCTATCACTGATACCGTATACCGTGTTCGTTTAGTACCCGACGCGGCATTTTCCTTTCGTGCCGGTCAATATTTGATGGTCGTGATGGATGAGCGGGATAAACGCCCGTTCTCGATGGCCTCTACGCCGGATGAGCAGGGTTTTATTGAGCTCCACATTGGCGCGTCAGAAATTAATCTCTATGCCAAAGCAGTGATGGATCGCATCCTGAAAGATCATGAGATAACGATAGATATCCCGCACGGCGACGCATGGCTGCGTGACGATGAAGAGCGTCCGCTGATCCTGATTGCTGGTGGTACGGGTTTTTCCTACGCCCGTTCCATTCTGCTGACGGCTCTGGCGCATAATCCTAATCGTGAGGTCACGATTTACTGGGGGGGACGTGAAGAGAAGCATCTCTACGATCTCTCTGAACTTGAAGCGCTCTCTGTCAACCATCCCAATCTGCGCGTCGAAGCCGTGGTGGAACAACCGGAAGCCGGCTGGCGTGGACGTACAGGGACGGTCTTAACGGCGGTGATGCAGGATCACGGAACGCTGGCCGATCATGACATCTACATTGCCGGACGTTTTGAGATGGCGAAAATCGCGCGTGACCTGTTCTGTAATGAGCGCAGCGCACGTGAAGATCGCCTGTTTGGCGATGCGTTCTCATTTATCTAA